Proteins co-encoded in one Diaminobutyricimonas sp. LJ205 genomic window:
- a CDS encoding DUF2993 domain-containing protein has protein sequence MTDAALPRRRRGRVIGWVLGGLALLIVVLLVVADIGGRAFAENRAEQELQSRLPSGSSPAEVSIGGFSFLQQLLAGQFDRVDVSVAELVIAETSVGADLTGFGVPLDQSQPVRELTGQFTIDEAALNAALQARGFTGPITLGEQQATYTTDVELFGQTVDLLVTLVPELEGDVVRLVPTSIESPDAGTSVALDQFLDPERLAIPFCVAEVLPEGVQVTGIEISGGVVRLDAEASDFPLNAAALSTTGSCG, from the coding sequence ATGACGGATGCCGCCCTCCCACGCCGCAGGCGCGGCCGAGTGATCGGTTGGGTTCTTGGCGGGCTTGCCCTGCTGATTGTGGTGCTGCTGGTCGTTGCGGATATCGGCGGGCGGGCATTCGCGGAGAACCGGGCGGAGCAGGAACTGCAGTCGCGGTTGCCGAGTGGCTCCAGCCCCGCCGAGGTGTCGATCGGCGGGTTCTCGTTCCTGCAGCAGTTGCTTGCCGGCCAATTCGACCGGGTCGACGTGTCGGTTGCCGAACTCGTGATTGCGGAAACCAGCGTCGGGGCCGACCTGACCGGCTTCGGTGTTCCGCTTGACCAGTCGCAGCCGGTCAGGGAGCTGACCGGGCAGTTCACCATCGATGAGGCCGCCCTGAACGCGGCGCTTCAGGCGCGCGGATTCACCGGGCCGATCACCCTCGGCGAGCAACAGGCGACCTACACGACCGATGTCGAGCTGTTCGGCCAGACGGTGGATCTGCTGGTCACCCTCGTGCCAGAACTGGAGGGGGATGTCGTGCGTCTCGTGCCGACCTCGATCGAGTCTCCGGATGCCGGCACCTCGGTAGCGCTCGACCAGTTCCTCGATCCCGAGCGACTGGCAATCCCGTTCTGCGTGGCCGAGGTGCTGCCCGAGGGCGTGCAGGTCACCGGGATCGAGATCTCGGGCGGGGTTGTGCGGCTGGATGCCGAGGCATCCGACTTCCCGCTGAATGCCGCCGCACTGTCGACCACGGGCTCCTGCGGCTAG
- a CDS encoding iron ABC transporter ATP-binding protein, which translates to MPSSVTRSAARVSAAMLGLVLAATLAGCSAESAEPAATPTGSAAPTSVATAPAGETATPEPSATPVGTPVTIGCDALLTPQALYDYNPNFGTDPSYSPAKNSLAAQIVDYKGVACGWVNQTSSEPIEIAVADLPEEELTRVKNDAFAISNMVPTYGDEAYFRVTDGVGEARVFSGTHWVVVMSPAFYEPGDAVPIIEPVLAALAG; encoded by the coding sequence ATGCCATCCTCCGTCACTCGTTCCGCCGCTCGAGTGTCGGCGGCAATGCTCGGCCTGGTACTCGCCGCAACACTTGCCGGATGCTCCGCCGAGAGTGCCGAGCCAGCAGCCACGCCGACCGGGTCGGCTGCTCCAACCTCGGTTGCGACTGCGCCCGCCGGCGAGACCGCTACGCCGGAGCCGTCGGCCACTCCGGTCGGCACTCCCGTGACGATCGGATGCGACGCCCTGCTCACTCCGCAGGCGCTCTACGACTACAACCCCAACTTCGGGACCGATCCGAGCTACTCCCCGGCGAAGAACTCGCTGGCCGCTCAGATCGTCGATTACAAGGGCGTCGCATGCGGCTGGGTCAACCAAACCAGCAGCGAGCCGATCGAGATCGCCGTCGCCGACCTGCCCGAGGAAGAGCTGACCCGGGTCAAGAATGACGCCTTTGCCATCAGCAACATGGTTCCCACCTATGGCGACGAGGCATACTTCCGGGTGACAGACGGCGTCGGCGAAGCCCGTGTATTCAGCGGCACCCACTGGGTCGTCGTGATGAGCCCAGCCTTCTATGAGCCCGGCGACGCGGTCCCGATTATCGAACCGGTTTTGGCTGCACTTGCTGGCTGA
- the argS gene encoding arginine--tRNA ligase: MNPADLSASLLAIVEKAIERRGASATVTVGIDDLPLERPRNREHGDWASNVAMKFAKRLGVNPREFATELAEQIAELDGVASVDVAGPGFINITLDAAAAGQLARTIVERGEAFGAGTTLAGESINLEFVSANPTGPLHIGHTRWAALGDSLGRVLRAAGATVANEFYINDAGNQMDNFGASVLAAAKGEPTPENGYPGQYIADLAAAVLGRVPNLLELPDADALFTAREVAYELQLAEIRESLERFNVHFDVWYSERLLHAEDPESGLSPIVVAVDRLRAQGHVFDEDGAIWVRTTDFGDDKDRVIRRSNGVTTYFAADAAYYLSKSDRGFNHKIYLLGADHHGYVHRLKAIAGAAGDDPQKDIDVMIGQLVSINGAKLSKRAGNIIELNDLQAWLGTDALRYSLARYPADSPLTLDPELLQKRTNDNPVFYVQYAHARTHQVARNAAASGVDRSAFEAGLLTHSTESELLGALAEFPRIVLQAAELREPHRIARYLETLAGSYHRWYDNCRVSPLGEEPVEDVHRTRLWLNDATGQVLRNGLHLLGVSAPERM; this comes from the coding sequence GTGAACCCCGCTGACCTCTCCGCATCCCTTCTCGCCATCGTCGAGAAAGCGATCGAGCGACGCGGGGCGTCCGCCACCGTGACGGTCGGCATCGACGATCTGCCGCTCGAACGGCCCCGTAACCGCGAGCACGGTGACTGGGCATCCAACGTCGCCATGAAATTCGCCAAGCGCCTCGGAGTGAACCCCCGCGAGTTCGCCACCGAGCTCGCCGAGCAGATCGCCGAGCTCGATGGCGTGGCATCCGTGGATGTCGCCGGCCCCGGCTTCATCAACATCACACTGGATGCCGCTGCGGCGGGTCAGCTTGCCCGCACCATTGTCGAACGCGGCGAGGCGTTCGGCGCAGGCACGACCCTTGCCGGCGAGAGCATCAACCTCGAGTTCGTGTCGGCCAACCCGACCGGTCCGCTGCACATCGGTCACACCCGCTGGGCCGCGCTCGGCGACTCGCTCGGCCGCGTGCTGCGTGCCGCCGGCGCAACCGTGGCCAACGAGTTCTACATCAACGATGCCGGCAACCAGATGGACAACTTCGGCGCCTCGGTCCTGGCAGCCGCGAAGGGTGAGCCGACCCCCGAGAACGGCTACCCCGGGCAGTACATCGCCGACCTTGCTGCCGCCGTGCTCGGCCGGGTGCCGAACCTGCTGGAACTGCCCGACGCCGACGCGCTGTTCACGGCGCGCGAGGTGGCCTACGAGCTGCAGCTGGCCGAGATCCGCGAATCGCTCGAGCGCTTCAACGTGCACTTCGACGTCTGGTACTCGGAGCGCCTGCTGCACGCCGAGGACCCGGAGTCTGGGCTGAGCCCGATCGTGGTTGCGGTGGACCGGCTGCGGGCGCAGGGCCACGTCTTCGACGAGGACGGCGCCATCTGGGTGCGTACCACTGATTTCGGGGACGACAAGGATCGCGTCATCCGCCGCTCCAACGGGGTGACCACCTACTTCGCCGCGGACGCCGCCTACTACCTGAGCAAGTCCGACCGTGGCTTCAACCACAAGATCTACCTGCTCGGTGCGGACCACCACGGCTACGTGCACCGCCTCAAGGCCATCGCCGGCGCCGCCGGAGACGACCCGCAGAAGGACATCGACGTGATGATCGGCCAGCTGGTGTCGATCAACGGCGCCAAGCTCTCCAAGCGTGCAGGCAACATCATCGAGCTGAACGACCTGCAGGCCTGGCTCGGAACCGACGCGCTGCGCTACTCACTGGCCCGCTACCCGGCTGATTCGCCGCTCACGCTCGACCCGGAACTGCTGCAGAAGCGCACCAACGACAACCCGGTCTTCTATGTGCAGTACGCCCACGCCCGCACCCACCAGGTCGCACGCAACGCGGCCGCGTCCGGCGTCGACCGGAGCGCGTTCGAGGCGGGGCTGCTCACCCACTCCACCGAGAGCGAACTGCTCGGGGCGCTCGCCGAGTTCCCGCGGATCGTGCTGCAGGCAGCTGAGCTTCGCGAGCCGCACCGGATCGCCCGGTACCTCGAAACCCTCGCCGGCTCTTACCACCGCTGGTACGACAACTGCCGCGTCAGCCCGCTCGGCGAGGAGCCGGTCGAGGATGTGCACCGCACCCGACTCTGGTTGAATGACGCGACCGGCCAGGTGCTGCGCAACGGTCTGCACCTGCTCGGCGTGAGCGCCCCGGAGCGCATGTAG
- the thrB gene encoding homoserine kinase, protein MSVIPVGRSVHVTVPATTANLGPGFDTLGLALAIYDELEVTVREQPGVFVEVRGVGEGTVPTDESNLVVRAIAHTFANYDLELPGLDLVAHNTIPHGRGLGSSGAAIVSGILAAKGLLEGIVEIDSQALLTLATEMEGHPDNVAPALFGGLTIAWVTPEGPRVKKLSVHRGVSTLVAVPEHTMSTALARSLQPQSVPHEDAIFNVSRSALLIAALIQSPELLLEATEDKLHQSYRASAMPETDTLIRELREAGLAAVVSGAGPSILVLCSDPAQRLVAAEVIERKAATPWQSLMLAVDFKGATVVPHPVEALA, encoded by the coding sequence ATGAGCGTGATCCCTGTCGGCCGTTCGGTGCACGTCACCGTCCCCGCCACCACCGCGAACCTGGGACCCGGCTTCGACACCCTGGGCCTCGCCCTGGCCATCTACGACGAGCTCGAAGTGACCGTCCGCGAACAGCCGGGCGTGTTCGTCGAGGTGCGCGGCGTCGGCGAGGGAACCGTCCCTACCGACGAGTCGAACCTCGTCGTGCGGGCGATCGCTCACACCTTCGCCAACTACGACCTTGAGTTGCCCGGTCTTGACCTGGTGGCGCACAACACCATTCCGCACGGACGTGGGCTCGGGTCATCCGGCGCCGCCATCGTCTCCGGCATCCTGGCCGCGAAGGGACTGCTCGAGGGGATCGTCGAGATCGACTCGCAGGCGCTGCTCACCCTCGCCACCGAGATGGAGGGTCATCCCGACAACGTCGCGCCTGCGCTGTTCGGCGGACTGACCATCGCGTGGGTGACTCCCGAGGGGCCGCGGGTCAAGAAGCTGTCCGTGCACCGCGGGGTGTCAACGCTCGTGGCGGTGCCAGAGCACACCATGTCGACGGCGCTGGCTCGCAGCCTTCAGCCGCAGAGCGTGCCGCATGAGGACGCCATCTTCAACGTGTCCCGGTCGGCGCTGCTGATCGCCGCGCTGATCCAGAGTCCCGAGCTGTTGCTCGAAGCCACCGAGGACAAGCTGCACCAGAGCTACCGGGCGAGCGCCATGCCCGAGACCGACACGCTGATCCGGGAGCTTCGCGAGGCCGGCCTCGCGGCCGTGGTCTCCGGCGCCGGTCCGTCGATCCTGGTGCTCTGCAGCGATCCCGCGCAGCGGCTCGTCGCGGCCGAAGTGATCGAGCGGAAGGCTGCCACGCCTTGGCAGTCGCTCATGCTGGCCGTGGACTTCAAGGGTGCTACAGTAGTGCCGCACCCAGTAGAAGCCCTGGCCTAG
- a CDS encoding homoserine dehydrogenase: MIEYRNLRVGLLGGGNVGAQVARQLLEHGEELASRSGAGLELAGIAVRNIDAPRTADLPSELFTTDAESLILGSDIVIELMGGIEPARTYILQAINSGADVVTANKALLATHGPELFEAAERVGAQLYYEAAVGGAIPIIRPLRDSLAGDRVERILGIVNGTTNFILDSMHTTGASLEDALAVATELGYAEADPTADIDGYDAAQKAAILASLAFHTTVPLESVHREGIRSISKEQIAAATKAGYVVKLLAICERLTDATTGTPGISARVHPALVPAEHPLAAVHGGNNAVFLRAEAAGNLMFYGAGAGGLETSSAVLGDLVSAARRHVIGGPSVSESNYANLPLLPVDHIRTRHQIRLAVADKPGVLATIANLFSEHGVSVETVEQTVRTDEGAPTATLVIGTHEGMEGDLAATVAALEQSSAVSSVLSVLRVEGL, translated from the coding sequence ATGATCGAATACCGCAATCTCAGGGTCGGTCTGCTCGGCGGCGGAAACGTCGGCGCGCAGGTCGCCCGCCAACTGCTCGAGCACGGCGAGGAACTCGCCAGCCGGTCGGGAGCCGGCCTGGAGCTGGCCGGCATCGCGGTGCGGAATATCGATGCCCCCCGCACAGCCGACCTGCCAAGCGAGCTGTTCACCACCGACGCGGAATCGCTGATCCTCGGTTCTGACATCGTGATCGAGCTGATGGGCGGCATCGAACCGGCGCGCACGTACATCCTGCAGGCGATCAATTCCGGTGCCGACGTGGTGACCGCGAACAAGGCCCTGCTCGCAACTCACGGTCCGGAACTGTTCGAGGCCGCCGAACGGGTGGGCGCACAGCTCTACTACGAAGCAGCCGTCGGCGGAGCCATCCCGATCATCCGGCCGCTGCGTGACAGCCTTGCCGGCGACCGCGTGGAGCGCATTCTCGGCATCGTGAACGGGACCACCAACTTCATCCTCGACAGCATGCACACCACGGGTGCCAGCCTCGAGGACGCCCTCGCGGTGGCCACCGAGCTCGGTTACGCCGAGGCAGATCCGACCGCCGACATCGACGGATATGACGCCGCGCAGAAGGCAGCCATCCTGGCGAGCCTCGCCTTCCACACCACGGTCCCGCTCGAGTCGGTGCACCGCGAAGGCATCCGCAGCATCAGCAAGGAGCAGATCGCCGCCGCCACGAAGGCCGGTTACGTCGTCAAACTGCTCGCCATCTGCGAACGGCTCACGGATGCCACCACCGGCACGCCGGGAATCAGCGCGCGCGTGCATCCCGCGCTGGTGCCCGCTGAGCACCCCCTGGCCGCGGTGCACGGCGGCAACAATGCGGTGTTCCTGCGGGCCGAGGCTGCCGGCAACCTGATGTTCTACGGCGCGGGCGCCGGCGGGCTGGAAACGTCTTCAGCGGTACTGGGTGACCTGGTCTCCGCCGCCCGACGGCACGTCATCGGCGGACCGAGCGTGTCCGAATCCAACTACGCCAACCTGCCGTTGCTGCCGGTCGACCACATTCGCACTCGCCACCAGATCCGGCTTGCGGTTGCGGACAAGCCCGGCGTGCTCGCCACGATCGCGAACCTGTTCAGCGAACACGGTGTCTCGGTCGAGACGGTCGAGCAGACGGTGCGCACCGACGAGGGCGCACCCACCGCTACCCTTGTGATTGGTACTCACGAGGGAATGGAAGGCGATCTCGCCGCCACCGTCGCAGCGCTCGAGCAGAGCTCGGCCGTGAGTAGCGTCCTATCTGTACTACGAGTTGAAGGACTGTAA
- a CDS encoding ABC transporter ATP-binding protein: protein MTPPPVIEAHALHKSYGTGAARFDALKDVSLTVERGESVAIVGKSGSGKSTLMHLLALLDRPDAGSLAVNGIDSATLRTAQVNALRNQEFGFVFQQFFLNPSQTVLENVTLPLMIAGVSPRVRRRRGMEVLSQLELDNKANARATALSGGQKQRAVIARALVGSPSVIFADEPTGNLDSATGAVVEDLLFGLNREQGITLVVVTHDDELAMRCDRQIQVRDGAIVAEAELAVA, encoded by the coding sequence GTGACCCCACCCCCAGTCATTGAGGCTCACGCCCTGCACAAGTCCTACGGGACCGGAGCGGCGCGATTCGATGCCCTGAAGGATGTCTCCCTGACCGTCGAGCGCGGCGAATCCGTCGCGATCGTCGGCAAGAGCGGCTCCGGCAAGTCGACCCTGATGCACCTGCTCGCCCTGCTCGACCGACCCGACGCCGGCTCGCTCGCTGTGAACGGCATCGACTCCGCGACTCTGCGCACCGCGCAGGTGAATGCCTTGCGCAACCAGGAGTTCGGCTTCGTGTTCCAGCAGTTCTTCCTGAACCCATCGCAGACCGTGCTCGAGAACGTCACCCTCCCGCTCATGATCGCCGGCGTCAGCCCGCGCGTGCGCCGCCGCCGCGGCATGGAGGTGCTCAGCCAGTTGGAGCTGGACAACAAGGCGAACGCCCGGGCAACTGCCCTGTCCGGTGGCCAGAAGCAGCGCGCCGTCATCGCGCGCGCCCTGGTCGGCTCGCCGAGCGTGATCTTCGCCGACGAGCCCACCGGCAACCTGGACTCCGCAACCGGCGCGGTCGTCGAGGACCTGCTGTTCGGGCTGAACCGTGAGCAGGGCATCACCCTGGTGGTCGTCACTCACGATGACGAACTCGCCATGCGCTGCGATCGGCAGATTCAGGTGCGCGACGGTGCGATCGTCGCCGAGGCAGAGTTGGCGGTGGCCTGA
- the lysA gene encoding diaminopimelate decarboxylase, which translates to MTMNPLAPEWLAHPTDANALAETVWSAGARRDAAGELVIGGVSAGELASRFGTPLYVLDEADARGRAARVKSAFDDAFAGIGTSVKVYYAGKAFLSTEVARWMSAEGLYIDVASGGELAVALAAGTGAGRLGFHGNNKSRAEIDRAVAAGIGTIVLDSWIEIERVAQAAERHGVHQAVRLRVNSGVHAHTHEYLATAREDQKFGIPLTDVPAHVERIRSFASLDFRGLHSHIGSQIFGADGFLEAADRLLSVHAALLEGGEVPELNLGGGFGIAYTAADQVNPIETIAGAMADAVGAAAERLGIPVPVIAIEPGRWIIGPAGTTLYEVGTIKDVTVALGGVSAGSTSGSGGSAVRKYVSVDGGMSDNARPALYAADYSARIANRSSTADAALVRVAGKHCESGDLVVLAEYLPGDVEPGDLLAVPATGAYCWSLASNYNYLGRPPVVAVNNGEARVIVRGETEEDLLARDTGVTRA; encoded by the coding sequence ATGACGATGAATCCCCTGGCCCCCGAGTGGCTCGCCCACCCGACCGACGCGAACGCGCTCGCCGAAACGGTGTGGTCCGCTGGGGCCCGCCGCGACGCAGCCGGTGAGCTCGTCATCGGCGGCGTCTCCGCCGGCGAACTGGCCAGCCGCTTCGGCACCCCGCTCTATGTGCTCGACGAGGCTGATGCCCGCGGTCGCGCCGCGCGAGTGAAGTCCGCGTTCGATGACGCCTTCGCCGGCATCGGCACCAGCGTCAAGGTCTACTACGCGGGCAAAGCATTCCTCTCGACCGAGGTCGCCCGCTGGATGAGTGCCGAGGGCCTCTACATCGATGTGGCCAGTGGGGGAGAGCTCGCCGTCGCGCTCGCCGCGGGAACGGGTGCCGGCCGCCTCGGTTTCCATGGGAACAACAAGAGCCGCGCGGAGATCGACCGCGCGGTAGCCGCCGGCATCGGCACCATCGTGCTCGACAGCTGGATCGAGATCGAACGCGTCGCCCAGGCGGCGGAGCGGCACGGTGTTCACCAGGCGGTGCGCCTGCGCGTTAATAGTGGAGTGCACGCGCACACCCACGAGTACCTCGCGACCGCCCGTGAAGACCAGAAGTTCGGCATTCCGCTCACGGATGTCCCCGCCCACGTTGAGCGGATCCGCTCGTTCGCGTCCCTCGACTTCCGCGGGTTGCACTCGCACATCGGCTCACAGATCTTCGGCGCCGACGGGTTCCTCGAAGCCGCCGACCGGCTGCTTTCGGTGCATGCCGCACTGCTCGAGGGTGGCGAGGTGCCCGAACTCAATCTCGGCGGCGGCTTCGGCATCGCCTACACCGCCGCTGACCAGGTGAACCCGATCGAGACGATCGCGGGCGCCATGGCCGATGCGGTGGGCGCTGCCGCCGAGCGGCTCGGCATCCCGGTGCCGGTGATCGCGATCGAACCGGGCCGGTGGATCATCGGCCCGGCCGGGACCACGCTGTATGAGGTCGGCACCATCAAGGATGTGACCGTTGCGCTCGGCGGGGTCTCGGCAGGCTCGACCAGCGGAAGCGGCGGAAGCGCGGTGCGCAAGTACGTCAGTGTCGATGGCGGCATGAGCGACAACGCCCGGCCGGCGCTGTATGCGGCCGATTACTCGGCACGCATCGCCAACCGCAGTTCCACCGCCGACGCAGCCCTCGTGCGCGTCGCCGGCAAGCACTGCGAGAGCGGCGACCTGGTGGTGCTCGCCGAGTACCTGCCCGGCGATGTCGAGCCCGGCGACCTGCTCGCGGTGCCCGCGACCGGCGCATACTGCTGGTCGCTCGCCAGTAACTACAACTACCTCGGCCGGCCACCCGTCGTCGCCGTGAACAATGGCGAAGCCCGCGTGATCGTGCGCGGCGAGACCGAAGAGGACCTGTTGGCCCGAGACACCGGAGTGACGCGCGCATGA
- the thrC gene encoding threonine synthase — MAGQWRGVLREYADRLDVTDATPIITLGEGGTPLIPADALSARTGAKVWVKFEGMNPTGSFKDRGMTMAVSKAVEHGAKAVICASTGNTSASAAAYATHAGITSAVLVPEGKIAMGKLAQAIAHNAQLLQVRGNFDDCLDIARDLAENYPVHLVNSVNNDRIEGQKTAAFEIVDVLGDAPDFHFIPVGNAGNYTAYFRGYSEEAERGATTKLPRMFGFQASGSAPIVLGHPVKAPETIASAIRIGNPASWDHALAARETSDGYFGAIDDDKILEAHRILSAEVGIFVEPASAISVAGLLERSAAGEVPKDATVVLTVTGHGLKDPQWALRGADGQDVTPKSVAVDTAEIADVLGLVKA; from the coding sequence ATGGCTGGTCAATGGCGCGGAGTACTGCGCGAGTACGCGGATCGTCTGGATGTCACCGACGCGACGCCGATCATCACCCTCGGTGAGGGCGGCACCCCACTGATCCCTGCGGACGCTCTGTCGGCTCGCACCGGCGCCAAGGTCTGGGTCAAGTTCGAGGGCATGAACCCGACTGGTTCGTTCAAGGATCGCGGGATGACGATGGCGGTCTCCAAGGCCGTCGAGCATGGCGCCAAGGCCGTCATCTGCGCGTCCACCGGCAACACGTCGGCATCCGCGGCGGCATACGCCACCCACGCCGGCATCACCTCGGCTGTCCTCGTGCCTGAGGGCAAGATCGCGATGGGCAAGCTCGCCCAGGCGATCGCGCACAACGCGCAGCTGCTGCAGGTGCGCGGCAACTTCGACGACTGTCTCGACATTGCGCGCGACCTGGCCGAGAACTACCCGGTGCACCTGGTCAACTCGGTCAACAACGACCGCATCGAGGGCCAGAAGACGGCGGCGTTCGAGATCGTCGACGTGCTCGGCGACGCTCCCGACTTCCACTTCATCCCGGTCGGCAACGCCGGCAACTACACGGCCTACTTCCGCGGCTACAGCGAAGAGGCGGAGCGTGGCGCAACCACGAAGCTGCCGCGGATGTTCGGATTCCAGGCATCCGGATCGGCACCGATCGTGCTCGGCCACCCGGTGAAGGCTCCCGAGACGATCGCCAGCGCCATCCGCATCGGCAACCCGGCTTCGTGGGACCACGCCCTCGCCGCCCGGGAGACCAGCGACGGCTACTTCGGCGCGATCGATGACGACAAGATCCTCGAGGCGCACCGCATCCTCTCGGCTGAGGTCGGCATCTTCGTCGAGCCGGCCTCGGCGATCAGCGTCGCCGGACTGCTCGAGCGCAGCGCCGCGGGCGAGGTGCCGAAGGATGCCACGGTGGTGCTCACCGTCACCGGTCACGGGCTGAAGGATCCGCAGTGGGCCCTGCGCGGCGCCGACGGTCAGGATGTGACCCCGAAGAGCGTCGCCGTGGATACCGCCGAGATCGCCGATGTGCTGGGACTTGTGAAGGCATGA
- a CDS encoding ABC transporter permease, which translates to MRTTDVITSAARNVFRSKLRTTLTVLALVIGAFTLTLTQALGAGVNRYLDDETSALGAEDVLIISQQPEEAASPTDGPAEYEPAGAEEAFATPRGSYMPLRGADLEKIEAVDGIGSVLPVRMLEIDYISGETGTQYEFAWSPTASATEPPVVAGGQLDHETDEHEVMLSKDFAEALGHDDYVSAIGEEVQIGVTDANGDVHETTGTVIGVTQDSLFTTGIGINEALSQSIGELQYIGAPEGADDQYAQVSARFDLGAGQAALDGIKDDLADLGYEGMTVDDQMGVFKTVIDAIIAVLSGFSVIALIAAGFGIVNTLLMSVQERTREIGLMKALGMGNSRVFGLFSLEAVAIGLLGSAIGALLAAGTGMLLNGALADGLLADMPGLTLLVFEPLGVGSVIAVIAALALLAGTLPAARAARHNPIDALRYE; encoded by the coding sequence ATGAGAACCACGGATGTCATCACCAGCGCCGCGCGGAACGTCTTCCGCAGCAAGCTGCGCACCACGCTGACCGTCCTCGCATTGGTCATCGGTGCCTTCACACTCACCCTCACCCAGGCGCTCGGCGCGGGAGTGAACCGTTATCTGGATGACGAGACTTCGGCGCTCGGCGCCGAGGACGTGCTGATCATCTCGCAGCAGCCCGAGGAGGCTGCATCCCCCACCGACGGTCCGGCCGAGTACGAGCCCGCCGGCGCCGAGGAAGCCTTTGCGACGCCTCGCGGCAGCTACATGCCGCTGCGCGGCGCCGACCTCGAGAAGATCGAGGCGGTGGACGGCATCGGATCCGTGCTGCCGGTCCGGATGCTCGAGATCGACTACATCTCGGGTGAAACGGGCACGCAATATGAGTTCGCCTGGAGCCCAACGGCATCCGCCACCGAGCCTCCGGTCGTCGCTGGCGGACAGCTTGACCACGAGACCGACGAGCACGAGGTGATGCTGTCGAAGGACTTCGCCGAGGCGCTGGGCCACGACGATTACGTCTCGGCGATCGGCGAAGAGGTGCAGATCGGCGTGACCGACGCGAACGGTGACGTGCACGAAACCACCGGCACGGTCATCGGTGTCACCCAGGACAGCCTGTTCACTACCGGCATCGGCATCAACGAGGCGCTGTCCCAGTCCATCGGCGAGCTGCAGTACATCGGCGCGCCCGAGGGTGCAGACGACCAGTACGCCCAGGTGAGCGCCCGGTTCGATCTTGGCGCGGGCCAGGCCGCACTCGACGGAATCAAGGACGACCTCGCCGACCTCGGCTATGAGGGCATGACGGTCGACGACCAGATGGGCGTGTTCAAGACCGTCATCGACGCCATCATCGCCGTGCTCAGCGGATTCTCCGTGATCGCGCTGATCGCCGCCGGCTTCGGCATCGTGAACACGCTGCTGATGAGCGTGCAGGAGCGCACTCGTGAGATCGGTCTGATGAAGGCTCTCGGCATGGGCAACTCGCGAGTGTTCGGCCTGTTCAGCCTGGAGGCCGTCGCGATCGGCCTGCTCGGCAGCGCGATCGGCGCCTTGCTCGCTGCCGGAACCGGGATGCTGCTGAACGGCGCCCTCGCCGACGGGCTGCTCGCCGACATGCCCGGGCTCACCCTGCTGGTCTTCGAACCGCTCGGAGTCGGCAGCGTGATCGCCGTGATCGCCGCGCTTGCGCTGCTGGCGGGAACCCTTCCGGCAGCCCGCGCCGCCCGGCACAACCCGATCGACGCGCTGCGCTACGAGTAG
- a CDS encoding dihydrofolate reductase family protein, whose translation MLIYSMGVSVDGFISDRAGEFGWTEPSEEQFRFHIEQTSELGAFLCGRRLYETMLVWDTDPSLRENELGAEFADVWCPLPKVVFSRTLDSVQGNARLAEGSVAEEAAAALNATAKDAKDVAIGGAGLAADAFELGLVDELRMLRHPIVVGGGTPFLPPVTEDVRLDLVETRTFGSRVIFERYRRVVVRDE comes from the coding sequence ATGCTGATCTACTCGATGGGCGTCTCGGTGGACGGCTTTATCAGCGACCGCGCGGGCGAGTTCGGGTGGACGGAGCCTAGCGAGGAGCAGTTTCGCTTCCATATCGAGCAGACGAGCGAGCTCGGCGCCTTCCTCTGCGGCCGCAGGCTTTACGAAACCATGCTGGTGTGGGACACGGATCCGTCGCTGCGCGAGAACGAACTCGGGGCCGAGTTCGCCGACGTCTGGTGCCCTCTTCCGAAGGTCGTCTTCAGCCGCACGCTAGACAGCGTTCAGGGCAACGCCCGGCTCGCCGAGGGCTCGGTGGCCGAGGAGGCCGCTGCAGCCCTGAACGCGACCGCTAAGGATGCCAAGGATGTCGCGATCGGCGGCGCCGGACTGGCCGCGGACGCGTTCGAGCTCGGCCTCGTCGACGAGCTGCGGATGCTCCGCCATCCGATCGTCGTCGGTGGCGGCACGCCGTTCCTGCCGCCGGTCACCGAAGACGTACGGCTGGACCTGGTCGAGACCAGGACATTCGGCTCGCGCGTGATCTTCGAGCGCTATCGGCGCGTAGTCGTCCGCGATGAGTGA